In the Leptospira sp. WS4.C2 genome, one interval contains:
- a CDS encoding TetR/AcrR family transcriptional regulator, translating into MEKKKRETVSKTTPQTPVLGRKRDPSLDASILKATIEMLAEEGFDGMTMDKIAIKVGTGKAACYRRWPSKVKLVKDALIWMNRNQLELEKIPDTGSLRNDFLAILKPHSMEEANAKLRVLGGLGTFWLDDEIEKKGITEIFGPWTEVNRTLIQRAMERGEISKKANVELVCKVLNSMATYRALIERKPPDKALFIALIDQVVMPALKNPG; encoded by the coding sequence ATGGAAAAGAAAAAAAGAGAAACAGTTTCGAAAACAACCCCGCAAACACCGGTCCTCGGGAGGAAACGAGACCCGTCACTTGATGCATCCATTCTCAAGGCAACCATTGAGATGCTTGCCGAAGAAGGGTTTGATGGAATGACTATGGACAAAATCGCCATCAAAGTAGGAACGGGAAAGGCAGCCTGTTACCGCCGTTGGCCGTCCAAAGTCAAACTTGTCAAAGATGCGTTGATTTGGATGAATCGCAACCAGTTAGAACTCGAAAAAATTCCCGATACGGGTTCTCTTAGAAATGATTTTTTAGCCATTCTCAAACCCCATTCGATGGAAGAAGCCAACGCAAAACTTCGAGTACTCGGCGGCCTTGGGACATTTTGGTTAGATGATGAAATCGAAAAAAAGGGAATCACTGAAATCTTTGGTCCTTGGACGGAAGTGAACCGAACCCTCATCCAAAGAGCCATGGAACGCGGAGAAATTTCCAAAAAGGCAAATGTAGAACTTGTTTGTAAAGTGCTAAACTCCATGGCAACATACCGAGCCCTCATCGAAAGAAAACCTCCAGACAAAGCTCTCTTCATCGCATTGATTGACCAAGTTGTGATGCCTGCATTAAAAAACCCAGGTTAA
- a CDS encoding SDR family NAD(P)-dependent oxidoreductase, with amino-acid sequence MNTRIVLVTGANQGIGYQVAKELAMKGMKVLVGSRDKKRGETVAKEIGFGSVAIPLDVTDRQSIADAAESIKKQFGHLDVLVNNAGISNTRMQKLGLSMHEYMASSRASIASIDEMRVVWDTNVFGVLAVYQALLPLLRESKDARIVNVSSTLGSLTANADPNSGYSSFYNPVYAASKTALNGITLSMMLELKDTTIKVNLVSPGFTKSALTNFEGFESLEDGAREVVRVAELGPEGPTGTFTTWNNVPVPW; translated from the coding sequence ATGAATACACGCATTGTCCTTGTCACTGGGGCAAACCAAGGGATTGGTTATCAGGTAGCCAAAGAATTGGCGATGAAAGGAATGAAAGTTCTTGTAGGGTCACGCGACAAAAAACGAGGTGAAACAGTGGCAAAAGAGATTGGGTTCGGCAGTGTAGCAATCCCATTGGATGTAACAGACCGTCAGTCGATTGCAGACGCAGCTGAGAGCATAAAAAAACAATTTGGACACCTGGATGTTCTGGTAAACAATGCAGGAATTTCCAATACAAGGATGCAAAAACTGGGTTTATCCATGCATGAGTACATGGCATCGTCTCGGGCAAGCATCGCATCAATTGATGAAATGCGTGTTGTTTGGGATACCAATGTATTTGGAGTACTTGCTGTGTACCAGGCGCTGTTACCATTACTTCGGGAATCCAAAGATGCTCGTATCGTCAACGTATCAAGCACGCTTGGATCACTCACCGCCAACGCAGATCCTAACTCAGGTTATAGTTCCTTTTACAATCCTGTTTATGCGGCATCCAAAACAGCACTCAATGGGATCACTCTTTCGATGATGTTGGAATTGAAAGATACAACAATTAAGGTGAATTTGGTATCTCCAGGTTTTACAAAATCGGCCCTGACAAATTTTGAAGGGTTTGAGAGCCTTGAAGATGGAGCACGGGAAGTGGTGAGGGTTGCCGAGCTTGGACCAGAGGGACCAACTGGTACCTTTACCACATGGAATAATGTTCCTGTTCCTTGGTAG
- a CDS encoding GFA family protein translates to MNLPYSGGCACGVIRYNISDEPIFMNDCQCKDCQRMSGTGHGSYLTFPSRAAVKLEGEASHFDMIGDSGNTKTSSFCPKCGSPVYMTFAAMPTLFTVHATSLDDPSRYKPQAVTYTVSGFPWDHLDPVLPKFEKMPKT, encoded by the coding sequence ATGAACCTACCCTATTCTGGCGGATGTGCTTGCGGTGTTATTCGTTATAACATTTCTGACGAACCAATATTTATGAATGATTGCCAATGCAAAGACTGCCAACGAATGAGTGGAACAGGACATGGATCGTATCTTACCTTTCCCTCCCGTGCTGCAGTAAAACTCGAAGGAGAAGCTTCACATTTTGATATGATTGGGGATAGCGGCAATACCAAAACAAGTAGCTTTTGCCCCAAATGTGGTTCCCCCGTCTATATGACGTTTGCTGCCATGCCAACCCTGTTCACAGTACATGCCACAAGTCTTGATGATCCAAGTCGCTACAAACCACAAGCAGTAACATACACAGTGAGTGGATTTCCTTGGGACCATCTCGACCCAGTCCTTCCAAAATTTGAAAAGATGCCTAAAACCTAA
- a CDS encoding SRPBCC family protein — protein sequence MEKNSFVYVTYILSTPEKVWNALIDPEITQKYWLDPLAKNPAHINVSDWKPGSVWKHEKVDEAKTVDIIGKVVESSPPHRLVLTWVRPNEMEEESKHARVTFVIEPYANGLVRLVVTHENLDPQMFAGISSGWPSVLSNLKTFLESGHPLAHHLPVT from the coding sequence ATGGAAAAAAATAGTTTCGTCTATGTCACGTATATACTCAGCACACCAGAAAAAGTCTGGAATGCACTCATTGATCCAGAAATCACACAAAAGTATTGGCTTGATCCATTAGCAAAGAATCCAGCTCACATCAATGTTTCAGATTGGAAACCAGGTTCGGTTTGGAAACATGAAAAAGTGGATGAAGCAAAAACTGTTGATATCATAGGTAAGGTTGTCGAAAGTTCACCTCCCCATCGTTTGGTGCTAACCTGGGTCCGTCCCAATGAAATGGAAGAAGAATCAAAACATGCTCGTGTCACATTTGTAATTGAACCTTACGCGAATGGACTCGTTCGTTTGGTGGTGACACACGAAAATCTAGATCCACAAATGTTTGCAGGGATCTCTTCAGGTTGGCCAAGTGTTTTATCGAATCTAAAAACATTTCTGGAATCAGGACATCCTTTGGCCCATCATCTACCTGTGACTTAA
- a CDS encoding ArsR/SmtB family transcription factor gives MLKEMEGADKVFKALADPSRRKVLDLLYAENGQTLSALCERLDMQRQSATQHIEVLISANLVSVVWKGREKLHFINPVPIHEVYERWVRKFEENRLGFLYDLKVQLEGENDGKK, from the coding sequence ATGTTGAAGGAAATGGAAGGAGCTGACAAGGTATTCAAGGCACTGGCGGATCCGAGTCGCAGGAAAGTGCTCGATCTTCTGTATGCAGAGAATGGCCAAACTCTCTCTGCTCTTTGTGAAAGGCTCGATATGCAAAGGCAATCGGCAACACAACACATAGAAGTCCTCATTAGTGCCAATTTGGTTTCGGTTGTTTGGAAAGGGAGAGAGAAACTCCACTTCATCAATCCCGTGCCGATTCATGAGGTTTATGAACGTTGGGTTCGAAAATTTGAAGAAAATCGCCTAGGATTTTTGTACGACCTGAAGGTGCAATTGGAAGGAGAAAACGATGGAAAAAAATAG
- the ligA gene encoding NAD-dependent DNA ligase LigA, giving the protein MPKKDNPAKRIAELHKEIQKHNDLYYKDNTPKISDKEFDLLVKELQSLEKANPSLATDTSPTAQVGSDLSPQFSKFKHKVPVLSLENTYNETELSEWLEKTGLEELYSLEWKIDGASILLYYENGKLTHCVTRGSGGIGDVVTENVKTIESIPQNLSEPLNLSVRGEIFMTFSDFEEFNEEYGGKFANPRNLSAGSIKQKDPNEVAKRPLRIYVYDVYFSSSRKGINKHKDIINLLKKEKFPLAPDSTIIKGKNLVKEIESFRKKKDTMPFPVDGLVIKLDDLNLRENLGETSQSPRWARAFKFDALLKETVIEEIDFAIGRTGKITPRAKVTPISLAGTTVTYATLHNQDYIDQLGAGIGAKVLISKRGEIIPAVEKVTVPPKTVFVLPKECPSCKTKLTKVDDSVDFFCTNRNCPERKLNQLIFFCSKKQMNIEGLGEKQIQVFFEKGWVKDISDLYTLEKHKTEILELDGFAEKSVKIIFDAIEKSKEKDFRFTLPSIGLSEVGPKVTEILIEHGFDSWEKLLALTKSKNAEEELTSIHGIGPRTIEALLTHLKDKETLKLVKTLIKLGLKFQADETEKSDIQPFVGQSWCVTGSFENFQPRDIAMDLITKHGGKKVSGVSSKTTHLLYGPGAGSKLDKATELGVTLVSETEFLNLLKKEGIPLP; this is encoded by the coding sequence TTGCCTAAAAAAGATAATCCTGCCAAACGAATCGCAGAACTTCACAAAGAGATTCAAAAACACAACGATCTTTACTATAAAGACAATACACCTAAAATTTCGGACAAAGAGTTTGACCTTTTAGTCAAAGAGTTACAGTCTCTTGAAAAAGCGAACCCCAGTTTGGCGACCGATACTTCACCCACAGCACAAGTGGGATCGGATCTCTCTCCCCAATTCAGCAAGTTCAAACATAAAGTTCCAGTTTTATCTTTAGAAAATACTTATAATGAAACCGAACTCTCAGAATGGTTAGAAAAAACAGGCCTTGAAGAACTTTATTCCTTAGAATGGAAAATTGATGGCGCCTCTATCTTGTTATACTATGAAAACGGAAAACTCACTCACTGTGTGACGAGAGGCTCCGGTGGAATTGGAGACGTTGTCACAGAAAATGTCAAAACCATCGAATCCATCCCACAAAATTTATCCGAACCGTTAAACTTGTCCGTCCGCGGAGAAATTTTTATGACCTTCTCCGATTTTGAAGAGTTCAATGAGGAATACGGTGGAAAGTTTGCCAATCCAAGAAACTTAAGTGCAGGTTCCATCAAACAAAAAGATCCAAATGAAGTCGCCAAACGTCCGTTAAGAATTTATGTATATGATGTATATTTTTCATCATCACGCAAAGGAATCAACAAACACAAAGATATCATAAACCTATTAAAAAAAGAAAAGTTTCCCCTCGCTCCCGATTCCACCATCATCAAAGGAAAAAACCTCGTAAAAGAAATTGAATCCTTCCGAAAGAAAAAAGACACAATGCCATTCCCTGTCGATGGACTCGTGATTAAACTCGATGACCTGAACCTTCGCGAAAACCTGGGTGAAACAAGCCAATCACCCCGCTGGGCCCGAGCCTTTAAATTTGATGCCTTACTCAAAGAAACTGTAATTGAAGAAATTGATTTTGCCATTGGCCGGACGGGAAAAATCACACCGAGAGCCAAAGTGACACCCATCTCCCTTGCAGGAACCACGGTCACTTATGCCACCTTACATAACCAAGACTATATCGACCAACTAGGTGCAGGAATCGGTGCAAAAGTACTGATCTCGAAACGTGGGGAAATTATTCCCGCTGTGGAAAAAGTAACCGTACCACCAAAAACTGTTTTTGTTTTACCAAAAGAATGCCCTTCTTGCAAAACCAAACTAACAAAAGTAGACGACTCCGTTGATTTTTTTTGCACCAATCGCAACTGCCCTGAACGAAAACTAAATCAACTCATTTTCTTTTGTTCCAAAAAACAAATGAACATCGAAGGCCTCGGCGAAAAACAAATCCAAGTTTTTTTTGAAAAAGGTTGGGTCAAAGACATATCCGATCTATATACATTAGAAAAACATAAAACCGAAATACTCGAATTAGATGGTTTCGCCGAAAAATCGGTCAAAATTATTTTTGATGCCATAGAAAAATCCAAAGAAAAAGATTTTCGTTTTACCTTACCTTCCATTGGTTTAAGTGAAGTAGGCCCCAAGGTAACAGAAATCCTCATTGAACATGGGTTTGATTCTTGGGAAAAACTCCTCGCCTTAACAAAGTCCAAAAATGCGGAAGAAGAACTAACTTCGATTCACGGAATCGGCCCCCGAACCATTGAAGCCTTACTCACTCACCTAAAAGACAAAGAAACACTCAAACTGGTAAAAACTCTGATCAAACTCGGCCTAAAATTTCAAGCCGATGAAACTGAAAAAAGCGACATACAACCGTTTGTGGGTCAAAGTTGGTGTGTGACCGGAAGTTTCGAAAACTTCCAACCTCGAGACATCGCCATGGACCTCATCACCAAACACGGTGGTAAAAAAGTTTCTGGTGTCTCCTCCAAAACCACCCACTTGCTCTACGGCCCCGGTGCAGGCTCTAAATTAGATAAAGCCACCGAACTTGGTGTCACCCTGGTATCTGAAACTGAATTTTTAAACCTTTTAAAAAAAGAAGGAATTCCATTACCGTAA
- a CDS encoding M23 family metallopeptidase gives MKKKIKEIRSVFSQDNPKIKKQIDKVKEKGHQRMTILVIPHGYDSSFHFQISHFTILFFLALTVGLLSLAIFGIFRSSNTQTQINQLSKIYGTYFDTYITHASQLEEMKEEYSKLNENMLELFTLIDGSDDELLKIPTEDWIETSAVESLQKEEKEDKQLDVGRKYLSEIYDLRQLKHRMDNYQRLVEANYQFLYQRSDILSRSPLFNPMYSYNLTSPFGMRKSPTTGYWEYHDGLDMANATGTPIYASAPGRVVRVTYSNVGYGHHVIIQHDFGFSTLYGHCSRIYVRSGQEVKAGEQIAEVGATGNVTGPHLHYEIFISEEGKTDPEQYMQAGVY, from the coding sequence ATGAAGAAGAAAATTAAAGAGATTAGGTCTGTTTTTTCACAGGACAACCCGAAAATCAAGAAACAGATTGATAAGGTGAAAGAAAAAGGTCACCAACGGATGACCATTCTCGTCATTCCTCATGGATATGATAGTTCTTTCCACTTCCAAATTTCTCATTTTACCATTCTATTCTTTTTGGCTCTGACTGTAGGGCTTCTTAGCCTTGCCATCTTTGGAATTTTTCGTTCCAGTAACACCCAAACCCAAATCAACCAACTCTCCAAAATCTACGGAACTTATTTTGATACATACATCACTCATGCAAGCCAACTAGAGGAGATGAAAGAAGAGTATTCTAAACTGAATGAAAACATGTTAGAACTCTTTACTCTCATTGATGGAAGTGATGATGAACTTCTAAAAATTCCCACAGAGGATTGGATCGAAACATCTGCGGTCGAATCATTACAAAAAGAAGAAAAAGAAGACAAACAGTTGGATGTGGGTCGCAAGTACTTAAGTGAAATATACGACCTTCGCCAACTAAAACACCGAATGGACAATTACCAACGTTTGGTGGAAGCAAATTACCAATTTTTATACCAACGTTCAGATATTTTATCTCGTTCCCCTCTTTTTAACCCAATGTATTCCTATAACTTGACCTCTCCCTTTGGTATGAGAAAGTCACCTACTACTGGTTATTGGGAATACCATGACGGTTTGGATATGGCAAATGCCACTGGAACGCCAATTTACGCCTCGGCACCTGGTAGAGTGGTTCGTGTCACTTATTCCAACGTGGGATACGGGCATCATGTGATCATTCAACATGACTTCGGCTTTAGCACGTTATACGGTCACTGCTCACGAATTTACGTAAGAAGCGGACAAGAAGTCAAAGCCGGGGAACAAATCGCTGAAGTGGGTGCCACAGGAAACGTAACGGGTCCTCACTTACATTATGAAATTTTTATTTCCGAAGAAGGAAAAACAGATCCAGAACAATACATGCAAGCAGGGGTTTACTGA
- a CDS encoding vancomycin high temperature exclusion protein: protein MTFRFLSRVKWKSLFLGIALILGILVFVTLATNLRFWYVYQTSVHSNELMEIPEAEVAIVPGAAVYGKTPSPILMDRLACGLDLYNTGRVKKILLSGDNGKSDYNELRPMLEFMLNHKVKPDDIFVDHAGFRTLDTLIRAKEVFLVKKAIFVSQSFFLPRAIYLGRELELELYGYECNLRTYKKEMYYSFREYPARILAWWDIQWETPPKYLGKPYPIEGSGVSTWKGSIPISSHK, encoded by the coding sequence ATGACGTTCCGATTCCTCTCAAGGGTCAAGTGGAAATCCCTATTTCTTGGGATTGCTTTGATTTTGGGAATTCTGGTTTTTGTCACATTGGCAACGAATTTACGATTTTGGTATGTATACCAAACCTCTGTTCATTCCAACGAACTAATGGAAATCCCTGAAGCAGAAGTGGCCATTGTTCCTGGTGCAGCGGTTTATGGAAAAACTCCCTCACCGATTCTTATGGACCGACTGGCTTGCGGGTTGGATTTATATAACACAGGAAGAGTCAAAAAAATCTTACTTTCTGGGGACAATGGAAAATCCGATTACAACGAACTCCGCCCCATGTTGGAGTTTATGTTAAACCACAAAGTGAAACCAGATGATATCTTTGTGGACCATGCGGGATTTCGAACACTCGATACCCTCATTCGTGCCAAAGAAGTTTTCCTTGTAAAAAAAGCAATTTTTGTCAGCCAATCTTTCTTTTTACCGAGAGCGATCTATTTAGGAAGAGAGTTAGAACTTGAGTTATACGGTTATGAATGCAATTTACGAACTTATAAAAAAGAAATGTATTATAGTTTTCGTGAATATCCCGCAAGGATCCTTGCTTGGTGGGATATCCAATGGGAGACTCCACCCAAGTATTTAGGCAAACCCTATCCGATTGAAGGGAGTGGTGTCTCTACCTGGAAAGGTTCCATTCCAATTTCCTCACATAAATGA
- a CDS encoding YceI family protein: MNQKVLLLFCFLFAGNIFSAEVTKKNIEFYVEHTTKNVTGVCGEIRMEEPNIQSAGNQYNLKSPFLITIPLLKIFSGDSNRDSHIQEILGYPDSPNILVKIESVNVLKEKTYTVKGKLTIHGNTKDFTTEAIVSPEDLQLLNIDGSLIVKFSEYELENPSLLFMKAKDEIRVKYHFQIKLK; this comes from the coding sequence ATGAATCAAAAAGTTTTACTATTGTTCTGTTTTCTATTTGCTGGAAACATATTTTCGGCAGAAGTTACGAAAAAGAATATCGAGTTTTATGTAGAACATACAACTAAAAATGTAACAGGAGTTTGTGGTGAAATCCGAATGGAGGAGCCGAACATCCAATCTGCTGGGAATCAATATAATTTAAAGTCCCCTTTTTTGATCACAATTCCTCTTCTAAAGATTTTTTCTGGAGACAGTAATCGAGATTCACACATTCAAGAAATACTAGGATATCCAGATTCACCGAATATCCTTGTGAAAATCGAATCGGTAAATGTTTTGAAGGAGAAAACCTATACGGTAAAAGGGAAATTAACCATTCATGGAAACACTAAAGATTTTACAACAGAGGCCATTGTAAGTCCAGAGGATTTACAATTATTAAATATTGATGGATCGTTAATTGTAAAATTTTCTGAATATGAATTAGAAAATCCCTCTTTACTTTTTATGAAAGCAAAGGATGAGATTCGAGTGAAGTATCATTTTCAAATCAAACTGAAATGA
- a CDS encoding molecular chaperone DnaJ yields the protein MVQRVETRKSKQILHDVIFELQNVSESMQWFLSYDRLSELLEIRKEECLRKVYQFKSAKPQMTLSGGFHEVDGDLLVDFLAWILELDEVAEDFLKGGIFFSERPLFELRESYKTLIQKTIANHKLDRELILLLTAATVDFDDAIDSYLMDKFEIDFFVRRSIHQFLEKFEIHPEFGAEEFLYEYLKSLIPTKILNFRDITREFRDRTYYELYGRFREAKKKKKKIVKTVSIELKDLLAFFDLEPGAGITDVKKKFKELLKKYHPDINKKGEEMTKRIILKYNRLVELLGT from the coding sequence ATGGTCCAAAGAGTGGAAACGAGAAAATCTAAACAAATTCTGCATGATGTCATCTTTGAACTGCAGAACGTTTCTGAGTCGATGCAGTGGTTTTTGTCTTATGACCGGCTTTCAGAACTTTTGGAAATCAGAAAGGAAGAATGCCTTCGCAAAGTTTATCAATTCAAATCCGCAAAACCACAGATGACACTCTCGGGTGGATTCCATGAAGTAGATGGGGATCTACTTGTCGATTTTCTCGCTTGGATTTTAGAGTTGGATGAAGTGGCTGAGGACTTCCTAAAAGGAGGAATCTTTTTTAGCGAACGTCCGTTATTTGAACTTCGCGAATCATACAAAACACTCATCCAAAAAACGATTGCCAACCACAAATTAGACCGCGAACTCATTTTACTTCTAACAGCAGCCACTGTGGATTTTGATGATGCCATTGATTCTTATTTGATGGATAAATTCGAAATTGATTTTTTTGTGAGAAGGTCCATCCATCAGTTTTTAGAAAAATTCGAAATCCATCCCGAATTTGGTGCAGAAGAATTTTTATATGAATATTTAAAAAGTTTAATCCCCACAAAGATTCTTAACTTCCGAGACATCACTCGTGAATTTAGGGATAGAACTTATTATGAGTTATACGGTCGATTCCGAGAGGCAAAAAAGAAAAAAAAGAAAATTGTAAAAACAGTTTCGATCGAACTGAAAGACCTACTTGCCTTTTTTGATTTAGAACCTGGTGCCGGCATCACTGATGTAAAAAAGAAATTCAAAGAACTATTAAAAAAATACCATCCAGACATTAATAAAAAAGGGGAGGAGATGACAAAACGAATCATCCTCAAATACAATCGCCTTGTCGAACTTCTCGGAACCTAA